A genomic region of Pseudoxanthomonas suwonensis contains the following coding sequences:
- a CDS encoding LemA family protein — MGSLLILLVFLGVLVAVALWAVGIYNGLVTSRNAWKNAFAQIDVQLQRRFDLIPNLVETAKAYMGHERETLEAVVAARSVAQAGLAAAKAHPGGEAEMAQLAASQGQLNGVLGRLLAVAEAYPDLKANQNMMQLSEELSSTENRVAFARQAYNDAVMAYNNRREIFPSSVVAGMFNFAHAALLDIPADKAQVREAPKVQF, encoded by the coding sequence ATGGGCAGTTTGTTGATCCTGTTGGTGTTTTTGGGCGTCCTGGTGGCCGTGGCCCTGTGGGCCGTGGGCATCTACAACGGCCTGGTGACCAGCCGCAACGCCTGGAAGAACGCCTTCGCCCAGATCGACGTGCAGTTGCAGCGCCGTTTCGACCTGATCCCGAACCTGGTGGAAACCGCCAAGGCCTACATGGGCCACGAACGCGAGACCCTGGAGGCGGTGGTCGCCGCACGCTCGGTCGCGCAGGCCGGCCTGGCCGCGGCCAAGGCCCATCCCGGCGGCGAGGCGGAGATGGCGCAGCTGGCTGCCAGCCAGGGCCAGCTCAACGGCGTGCTCGGCCGGCTGCTGGCGGTGGCCGAGGCCTACCCGGACCTGAAGGCCAACCAGAACATGATGCAGCTGAGCGAGGAACTGTCCTCCACCGAGAACCGGGTGGCGTTCGCGCGGCAGGCCTACAACGACGCGGTGATGGCCTACAACAACCGGCGCGAGATCTTCCCCTCCAGCGTGGTCGCCGGCATGTTCAACTTCGCCCATGCCGCGCTGCTCGACATCCCCGCCGACAAGGCCCAGGTGCGCGAGGCGCCGAAGGTGCAGTTCTGA
- a CDS encoding hotdog fold domain-containing protein has translation MANRLLDLYRKLQRWPGGDRLFSRAVCFKAPYFASIAPRIVRLEPGRCEATIRHRRRVSNHLGTVHAIALCNLAELVAGVMTDASLPASMRWIPRGMTVEYLKKATGPMHAVATPDVPLVESAEGYDLPVGVVVRDRSGDTVFRARIAMWVSPRPARAA, from the coding sequence ATGGCGAACCGACTGCTCGACCTCTACCGCAAGCTGCAACGCTGGCCCGGCGGCGACCGGCTGTTCTCGCGCGCGGTGTGCTTCAAGGCGCCCTACTTCGCCAGCATCGCCCCGCGCATCGTCCGCCTCGAGCCCGGTCGCTGCGAGGCCACGATCCGGCATCGCCGCCGGGTGAGCAACCACCTCGGCACGGTGCACGCGATCGCGCTGTGCAACCTGGCCGAACTGGTCGCCGGGGTGATGACCGATGCCAGCCTGCCGGCATCGATGCGCTGGATCCCCCGCGGCATGACCGTCGAGTACCTGAAGAAGGCGACCGGACCGATGCACGCGGTGGCCACGCCGGACGTGCCGCTGGTCGAGTCGGCGGAAGGCTATGACCTGCCGGTCGGGGTGGTCGTGCGCGACCGCTCCGGCGACACCGTGTTCCGCGCGCGCATTGCGATGTGGGTGTCGCCGCGGCCCGCCCGCGCGGCCTGA
- a CDS encoding acyl-CoA dehydrogenase — protein sequence MSIAAPILAFLLIGGFAAYHRLRLATWAALLAAALVACWLLGAHRPTVAVIGILSALVAVPLLIPAIRKPLVVAPLLNVFRRILPPLSQTERIALETGSVGFEGELFTGDPDWQMLLDYPKPQLTAEEQAFLDGPTEELCRMIDDWAITHVHADLPPELWDFIKKNRFFGMIIPKQYGGLGFSALAHHKVIQKIASVSSVVSSTVGVPNSLGPGELLNHYGTQEQKDYYLPRLASGQEVPCFGLTGPFAGSDATSIPDFGIVCKGEWNGANVLGVKLTFDKRYITLAPVATLIGLAFRMYDPDGLIGDTQDIGITLALLPRDTDGVEIGRRHFPLNSPFQNGPIRGRDVFIPLSQLIGGAEMAGKGWNMLNECLAVGRSITLPSTASGGAKIGARVTGAYARIRKQFGLSIGRFEGVEEALARIGGKAYTISALSQATAAAVDRGDVPSVPSAIAKYHCTSMGREVVSDVMDVIGGKGIILGPRNFAGRNWQAAPISITVEGANIMTRSLLIFGQGAILCHPWVMKEMKAAQDPDRKAGLEAFDESLAGHVRFGISNAFRSFWFGITGSKIGGAPGDDYTRPFFRKLDRYAANLALMADVSMLLLGGKLKFKESLSGRLGDVLSHLYMASAVLKRHHDEGAPEADKPLLAWSMYNSFHVIETALSDALRNFPIRPVGWALWLLVFPLGRRAEAPGDRLNHRVASLLMAPNEARDRLGAGVFLTPCANNPGGRIDSYLAKAVHAEPVERKFLKALKTKGIEALEFPAQLDEAVAEGVITAEERKLLEELREITLETITVDDFDSHELRAASYYDQPKPGTREAA from the coding sequence ATGAGTATTGCCGCGCCCATCCTGGCCTTCCTGCTGATCGGCGGGTTCGCCGCCTACCACCGGCTGCGCCTGGCCACCTGGGCCGCGCTGCTGGCCGCCGCGCTGGTCGCCTGCTGGCTGCTCGGCGCGCACCGTCCGACCGTGGCGGTGATCGGCATCCTCTCGGCGCTGGTGGCCGTGCCGCTGCTGATCCCGGCGATCCGCAAGCCGCTGGTGGTCGCGCCGCTGCTCAACGTGTTCCGCAGGATCCTGCCGCCGCTGTCGCAGACCGAGCGCATCGCGCTGGAGACCGGCTCGGTCGGCTTCGAGGGCGAGCTGTTCACCGGCGACCCGGACTGGCAGATGCTGCTGGACTACCCCAAGCCGCAGCTCACCGCCGAGGAGCAGGCCTTCCTCGACGGCCCGACCGAAGAACTGTGCCGGATGATCGACGACTGGGCGATCACCCACGTCCACGCCGACCTGCCGCCGGAGCTGTGGGACTTCATCAAGAAGAACCGCTTCTTCGGCATGATCATCCCCAAGCAGTACGGCGGCCTGGGCTTCTCGGCGCTGGCCCACCACAAGGTGATCCAGAAGATCGCCTCGGTCTCCAGCGTGGTCAGCTCCACCGTCGGCGTGCCCAACTCGCTGGGCCCGGGCGAACTGCTCAACCACTACGGCACCCAGGAGCAGAAGGATTACTACCTGCCGCGCCTGGCGAGCGGCCAGGAAGTGCCCTGTTTCGGCCTGACCGGCCCGTTCGCCGGCTCCGACGCGACCTCGATCCCGGACTTCGGCATCGTCTGCAAGGGCGAGTGGAACGGCGCCAACGTGCTCGGCGTGAAGCTCACCTTCGACAAGCGCTACATCACCCTGGCGCCGGTGGCCACGCTCATCGGCCTGGCCTTCCGCATGTACGACCCGGACGGCCTGATCGGCGACACCCAGGACATCGGCATCACCCTGGCGCTGCTGCCGCGCGACACCGACGGCGTGGAGATCGGCCGCCGCCACTTCCCGCTCAACTCGCCGTTCCAGAACGGCCCGATCCGTGGCCGCGACGTGTTCATCCCGCTGAGCCAGCTGATCGGCGGCGCGGAGATGGCCGGCAAGGGCTGGAACATGCTCAACGAGTGCCTGGCCGTGGGCCGCTCGATCACCCTGCCCTCGACCGCCTCCGGCGGCGCCAAGATCGGCGCGCGCGTGACCGGCGCCTATGCCCGCATCCGCAAGCAGTTCGGCCTGTCGATCGGCCGCTTCGAGGGCGTGGAGGAGGCGCTGGCCCGGATCGGCGGCAAGGCCTACACGATCAGCGCGCTGTCGCAGGCCACCGCCGCCGCCGTGGACCGCGGCGACGTGCCGTCGGTGCCGTCGGCCATTGCGAAATACCACTGCACCAGCATGGGCCGCGAGGTCGTGTCCGACGTGATGGACGTGATCGGCGGCAAGGGCATCATCCTGGGGCCGCGCAACTTCGCCGGCCGCAACTGGCAGGCCGCGCCGATCAGCATCACGGTCGAGGGCGCCAACATCATGACCCGCAGCCTGCTGATCTTCGGCCAGGGCGCGATCCTGTGCCATCCGTGGGTGATGAAGGAGATGAAGGCCGCGCAGGACCCGGACCGCAAGGCCGGCCTGGAGGCCTTCGACGAGAGCCTGGCCGGGCACGTGCGCTTCGGCATCTCCAACGCGTTCCGCTCGTTCTGGTTCGGCATCACCGGCTCGAAGATCGGCGGCGCCCCGGGCGACGACTACACCCGCCCGTTCTTCCGCAAGCTCGACCGCTATGCCGCCAACCTGGCGCTGATGGCCGACGTGTCGATGCTGCTGCTGGGCGGCAAGCTGAAGTTCAAAGAATCGCTGTCCGGCCGCCTGGGCGACGTGCTCAGCCACCTGTACATGGCCAGCGCCGTGCTCAAGCGCCACCACGACGAAGGCGCGCCGGAGGCCGACAAGCCGCTGCTGGCGTGGAGCATGTACAACAGCTTCCACGTAATCGAGACCGCGCTGTCAGATGCCTTGCGCAACTTCCCGATCCGTCCGGTCGGCTGGGCGCTGTGGCTGCTGGTGTTCCCGCTCGGCCGCCGCGCCGAGGCCCCGGGCGACCGGCTCAACCATCGCGTCGCCTCGCTGCTGATGGCCCCGAACGAGGCGCGCGACCGCCTCGGTGCGGGCGTGTTCCTCACTCCATGCGCGAACAATCCCGGCGGGCGCATCGACAGCTACCTGGCCAAGGCGGTGCACGCCGAGCCGGTGGAGCGCAAGTTCCTCAAGGCGCTCAAGACCAAGGGCATCGAGGCACTGGAGTTCCCGGCGCAGCTGGACGAGGCGGTGGCCGAGGGCGTGATCACCGCCGAGGAGCGCAAGCTGCTGGAGGAGCTGCGCGAGATCACCCTGGAGACGATCACCGTGGACGACTTCGACAGCCACGAGCTGCGCGCAGCCAGTTACTACGACCAGCCGAAGCCGGGCACGCGCGAAGCGGCCTGA
- a CDS encoding NTP/NDP exchange transporter, which produces MTQPPGTPSRPSDLRQVLDVLGVASPALWWSLLYFFCLLTGYYVLRPVRDAMGASGDVAAVFPPALVDWAQRAGIDLGAFTLQLLFTATFVCMVLLQPVYGALVSRYPRRVFLPAVYLFFIACLGFFHWAFDRALPGRGAAFFVWVAVFNLFAVSVFWSYMADVFDNENAKKVYGYIGAGGTLGALLGPSITRLLAERIGVGNLLLVSAGFLGVCLLCILMLRPWAIARERAHHERSGEEAMGGSVLAGLRLVWQDPLLRAMALLMFFGVGVGTLLYNEQAAIARKLLDDATRTAYYARLDLAVNLLTILIQVFLTRWLLRRFGIAPLLLVPASAILLGFALLAASPLPMLIWVVQVMTRACEFSLAKPARETIYTRVDREARYKAKAVIDTMVYRGSDLSFVWLHKALAAFGSSVVFLAGVGVALCMTASAWAVVRAQRGLPETAPAGEPQPVAGRG; this is translated from the coding sequence ATGACCCAGCCCCCCGGAACACCGTCCCGTCCCAGCGACCTGCGCCAGGTGCTGGACGTCCTCGGGGTCGCCTCGCCGGCGCTGTGGTGGTCGCTGCTGTACTTCTTCTGCCTGCTGACCGGCTACTACGTGCTGCGCCCGGTGCGCGACGCGATGGGCGCCTCCGGCGACGTGGCCGCGGTGTTCCCGCCGGCGCTGGTCGACTGGGCGCAGCGCGCCGGCATCGACCTGGGCGCCTTCACCCTGCAGCTGCTGTTCACCGCGACCTTCGTCTGCATGGTCCTGCTGCAGCCGGTGTACGGCGCGTTGGTCTCGCGCTATCCGCGGCGGGTGTTCCTGCCGGCGGTGTACCTGTTCTTCATCGCCTGCCTGGGGTTCTTCCACTGGGCGTTCGACCGCGCGCTGCCCGGCCGGGGCGCGGCGTTCTTCGTCTGGGTGGCGGTGTTCAACCTGTTCGCAGTGTCGGTGTTCTGGAGCTACATGGCCGACGTGTTCGACAACGAGAACGCGAAGAAGGTCTACGGTTACATCGGCGCCGGTGGCACCCTCGGCGCGCTGCTCGGCCCGTCGATCACCCGGCTGCTGGCGGAGCGGATCGGGGTGGGCAACCTGCTGCTGGTGTCGGCCGGGTTCCTGGGGGTGTGCCTGCTGTGCATCCTGATGCTGCGGCCGTGGGCCATCGCCCGCGAGCGCGCCCACCACGAGCGCAGCGGCGAGGAGGCGATGGGCGGCTCGGTGCTGGCCGGCCTGCGCCTGGTCTGGCAGGACCCGCTGCTGCGCGCGATGGCCCTGCTGATGTTCTTCGGCGTGGGCGTGGGCACGCTGCTGTACAACGAGCAGGCGGCCATCGCCCGCAAGCTGCTCGACGACGCCACCCGCACCGCCTACTACGCGCGGCTGGACCTGGCGGTGAACCTGCTGACCATCCTGATCCAGGTGTTCCTGACCCGCTGGCTGCTGCGCCGCTTCGGCATCGCGCCGCTGCTGCTGGTGCCGGCCTCGGCGATCCTGCTCGGCTTCGCCCTGCTGGCGGCCTCGCCGCTGCCGATGCTGATCTGGGTGGTGCAGGTGATGACCCGCGCCTGCGAGTTCTCGCTGGCCAAGCCGGCGCGCGAGACGATCTACACCCGGGTCGACCGCGAGGCGCGCTACAAGGCCAAGGCGGTGATCGACACGATGGTCTACCGCGGCAGCGACCTCAGCTTCGTCTGGCTGCACAAGGCGCTGGCGGCGTTCGGTTCCAGCGTGGTGTTCCTGGCCGGGGTGGGCGTGGCCCTGTGCATGACCGCCAGCGCCTGGGCGGTGGTGCGCGCCCAGCGCGGGCTGCCGGAGACCGCGCCGGCCGGCGAACCGCAACCGGTGGCCGGGCGCGGCTGA
- a CDS encoding serine hydrolase domain-containing protein, which produces MGSLALLLAMALPSTAQTPTLSPSALPPPTQPLPYRVYANAGVQPVAPGFDVARFEALAEQLVQGQRIPGMAMAIVHNGRVLSARGYGVTDVVRPQPVDSHTVFRLASLSKAFAGTMTGLLVNDGSLRWDSKVSDYVPGFQLAEPGYADQVTVADLLSHRVGLKAHNAYDRDIEGNAEYYQVAQKLGAAPLTCPPGQCYAYQNVAFSLVGDVVFAASGTFYEQAVQRRLLEPLGMNDASLGLAGIESSPRWARPHVRSRNGWVSVSPKPTYYRLPPAAGVNASISDMAQWLLAQTGHRPDVLSAPLLATLHAPVVSTPGEMRSGWRRDRVHAASYALGWRVFDYAGEQVVFHAGAVQGYRGLTAVLPDRDLGIAILWNSESSLPSGLLPTIIDRAVGLPAQRWLDVDTDFGADNLMADGATPEPVQPQGTSSSSSVASPH; this is translated from the coding sequence ATGGGTTCGCTGGCACTGCTGCTGGCGATGGCGCTTCCCTCCACCGCGCAGACCCCGACGCTGTCGCCGTCGGCGCTGCCGCCACCGACCCAGCCGCTGCCCTACCGCGTCTATGCCAACGCCGGCGTGCAGCCGGTGGCACCCGGTTTCGACGTCGCCCGCTTCGAGGCGCTGGCCGAGCAGCTGGTCCAGGGCCAGCGCATTCCCGGCATGGCGATGGCGATCGTGCACAACGGCCGCGTCCTCAGCGCGCGCGGCTACGGCGTCACCGACGTGGTCCGCCCGCAGCCGGTCGACTCGCACACCGTGTTCCGCCTGGCTTCGCTGTCCAAGGCCTTCGCCGGCACCATGACCGGCCTGCTGGTCAACGACGGCAGCCTGCGCTGGGACAGCAAGGTCTCCGACTACGTGCCCGGCTTCCAGCTGGCCGAACCCGGCTACGCCGACCAGGTCACCGTGGCCGACCTGCTCAGCCACCGCGTCGGCCTGAAGGCGCACAACGCCTACGATCGCGACATCGAAGGCAACGCCGAGTACTACCAGGTGGCGCAGAAGCTCGGGGCGGCGCCGCTGACCTGCCCGCCCGGCCAGTGCTACGCCTACCAGAACGTGGCCTTCAGCCTGGTCGGCGACGTGGTCTTCGCCGCCTCGGGCACCTTCTACGAACAGGCGGTGCAGCGCCGCCTGCTCGAACCGCTGGGCATGAACGACGCCAGCCTGGGCCTGGCCGGGATCGAATCCAGCCCGCGCTGGGCGCGGCCGCACGTGCGCAGCCGCAACGGCTGGGTCTCGGTCAGTCCCAAGCCGACCTATTACCGCCTGCCGCCCGCCGCCGGGGTCAACGCCAGCATCAGCGACATGGCGCAGTGGCTGCTCGCGCAGACCGGCCACCGCCCCGACGTGCTGTCGGCGCCGCTGCTGGCCACGCTGCACGCGCCGGTGGTGTCCACCCCGGGCGAGATGCGCTCGGGCTGGCGCCGCGACCGCGTGCATGCCGCCAGCTACGCGCTGGGCTGGCGCGTGTTCGACTACGCCGGCGAGCAAGTGGTGTTCCATGCCGGCGCGGTACAGGGCTACCGCGGGCTGACCGCGGTGCTGCCCGACCGCGACCTGGGCATTGCCATCCTCTGGAACAGCGAAAGCTCGCTGCCCAGCGGCCTGCTGCCGACCATCATCGACCGCGCGGTCGGCCTGCCGGCGCAGCGCTGGCTGGACGTGGACACCGACTTCGGCGCCGACAACCTGATGGCCGACGGCGCCACGCCCGAACCGGTCCAGCCGCAGGGCACCTCGTCCTCGTCGTCGGTCGCCTCGCCGCACTGA
- a CDS encoding M48 family metallopeptidase has protein sequence MNFFEHQAAARRGSGRLVLLFALAVGGIVLAVDLATLVFTGSIGATVFATVLTLAVIGLGSLYRIASLRGGGAVVAAQMGGTWVPEDTRDPSLRRLRNVVEEIAIASGVPVPKLFVMENEAGINAFAAGYSPSDAAVAVTRGALDRLNRDELQGVIAHEFSHVLNGDMRLNIRLMGVLFGILMLSLIGQRILIYGRLGRSRDGTPVLIAALVAVVVGAIGVFFGRMIKAGVSRQREYLADASAVQFTRQTRGLAGALKKIGGLPAGSKLQDKADAEEVSHMLFGSGTALAGMFATHPPLVDRIRRLEPSFDARQLQELEARWRMSPPDGLAEDIALGLAAHDAGAGGPPPLPPAGAQVVITPPMVVSQVATPAEDDYLRAHDLVEQLGPELRGLARQREAVMPLLVGLLLDADAAVAVRQRSEVAARCGEALAQRAFELRRQHLESLHPSLRLPLASLAFPVLRQRPRPELDTFLDTIDAMVHTDGRVSVFEYCLSRLLQVQVREALDPSRHTRFGRNKATGVRAEFATLLAVVAEAGHPGAPMQAQRAYLAGLQRVLPRDHLPYAPPAEGVQALDAVWEPLDRLAPPAKEMLVEALVHAVSSDQKVSVAEAELLRTVCAVLHCPLPALLERA, from the coding sequence ATGAACTTCTTCGAACATCAGGCCGCGGCGCGCCGCGGCTCGGGGCGGCTGGTGCTGCTGTTCGCGCTGGCGGTCGGCGGCATTGTGCTGGCGGTGGACCTGGCCACGCTGGTGTTCACCGGCAGCATCGGCGCGACCGTGTTCGCCACCGTGCTGACCCTGGCGGTGATCGGCCTGGGGTCGCTGTACCGGATCGCGTCGCTGCGCGGCGGCGGCGCGGTGGTGGCGGCGCAGATGGGCGGCACCTGGGTGCCCGAGGACACACGCGATCCTTCGCTGCGGCGGCTGCGCAACGTGGTCGAGGAGATCGCGATCGCGTCCGGCGTGCCGGTGCCCAAGCTGTTCGTGATGGAGAACGAGGCCGGCATCAACGCCTTCGCCGCCGGCTACAGCCCGTCGGATGCGGCCGTCGCGGTGACCCGCGGCGCGCTGGACCGGCTCAACCGCGATGAACTGCAGGGCGTGATCGCGCACGAGTTCAGCCACGTGCTCAACGGCGACATGCGCCTGAACATCCGCCTGATGGGCGTGCTGTTCGGGATCCTGATGCTGAGCCTGATCGGCCAGCGGATCCTGATCTACGGGCGCCTGGGCCGCAGCCGCGACGGCACGCCGGTGCTGATCGCCGCGCTGGTGGCGGTAGTGGTGGGCGCCATCGGCGTGTTCTTCGGACGGATGATCAAGGCCGGGGTCAGCCGCCAGCGCGAGTACCTGGCCGACGCCTCGGCGGTGCAGTTCACCCGGCAGACGCGCGGGCTGGCCGGCGCGCTGAAGAAGATCGGCGGCCTGCCGGCCGGCTCGAAGCTGCAGGACAAGGCCGACGCCGAGGAAGTGAGCCACATGCTGTTCGGGTCCGGCACGGCGCTGGCGGGCATGTTCGCCACCCACCCGCCGCTGGTCGATCGCATCCGCCGGCTGGAGCCGAGCTTCGACGCGCGCCAGCTGCAGGAACTGGAAGCGCGCTGGCGGATGTCGCCGCCGGACGGCCTGGCCGAGGACATCGCGCTGGGCTTGGCCGCGCACGATGCCGGCGCGGGCGGGCCGCCGCCGTTGCCGCCGGCCGGTGCGCAGGTCGTGATCACGCCGCCGATGGTGGTCAGCCAGGTGGCCACGCCGGCCGAGGACGACTACCTGCGGGCGCACGACCTGGTCGAGCAGCTCGGGCCGGAGCTGCGCGGGTTGGCGCGGCAGCGCGAGGCGGTGATGCCGCTGCTGGTGGGCCTGCTGCTGGACGCCGACGCGGCGGTCGCGGTGCGCCAGCGCAGCGAGGTGGCCGCGCGCTGCGGCGAGGCGTTGGCCCAGCGCGCGTTCGAGCTGCGCCGCCAGCACCTGGAGTCGCTGCACCCGTCGTTGCGGCTGCCGCTGGCCTCGCTGGCCTTCCCGGTGCTGCGCCAGCGGCCGCGCCCGGAACTGGACACCTTCCTCGACACGATCGACGCGATGGTCCACACCGACGGGCGGGTGTCGGTGTTCGAGTACTGCCTGTCGCGGCTGCTGCAGGTGCAGGTGCGCGAGGCGCTGGATCCCTCGCGCCACACCCGCTTCGGCCGCAACAAGGCCACCGGCGTGCGCGCGGAGTTCGCCACGCTGCTGGCGGTAGTGGCCGAGGCCGGCCACCCGGGCGCGCCGATGCAGGCGCAGCGCGCCTACCTGGCCGGGTTGCAGCGGGTGCTGCCGCGCGACCACCTGCCGTACGCACCGCCGGCCGAGGGCGTGCAGGCGCTGGACGCGGTGTGGGAGCCGCTGGACAGGCTGGCGCCGCCGGCCAAGGAAATGCTGGTCGAGGCGCTGGTCCACGCGGTCTCCAGCGACCAGAAGGTCAGCGTGGCCGAGGCCGAACTGCTGCGCACCGTGTGCGCGGTGCTGCACTGCCCGCTGCCGGCGCTGCTGGAGCGGGCCTGA
- a CDS encoding GMC family oxidoreductase, which produces MYDYIVIGAGSAGCVLAARLSEDPACRVLLLEAGPRDWNPLIHMPAGLGRLVNDRTINWDYSTEPEPQLQGRRLWWPRGKVLGGCSSINAMCYTRGVPADYDGWESAGAAGWNWVAVLPWFLRAEDNARGAGPLHGAGGPLRVSDLRHANPLSHAFVEAGAQAGWPRNDDFNGAVQAGVGFYQVTQRDGARCSAAGAYLAPARGRPNLHVATGALAQRIVVEGGRAAGVEYRRRGRQHRVYAAGEVLVCGGAVNSPQLLMLSGIGPAGELRAHGIAVAADLPGVGANLQDHLDICTLHHCPPGVSYDRASELKIAFDWFLRGRRGAGSSNIAEAGGFVRSALASDDRPDVQFHFVPAMLDDHGRNRLAGDGFTVHACFLRPRSRGRIRLRDADPRTPPAIEACYLSDPDGFDLRMMVECARLSRELVAQPAFDRWRGAPIFPARADLSDAELAQFVRAKAETIYHPAGTCRMGTDADAVVDPQLRVRGIDGLRVVDASVMPTLPGGNTNAPTIMIAERAADLLRGSGTTDLL; this is translated from the coding sequence GTGTACGACTACATCGTCATCGGCGCCGGTTCGGCCGGCTGCGTGCTGGCCGCCCGGCTCAGCGAGGACCCGGCCTGCCGCGTGCTGCTGCTGGAAGCCGGCCCGCGCGACTGGAACCCGCTGATCCACATGCCGGCCGGCCTCGGCCGCCTGGTCAACGACCGCACGATCAACTGGGACTACAGCACCGAACCGGAGCCGCAGCTGCAGGGCCGCCGCCTGTGGTGGCCGCGCGGCAAGGTGCTGGGCGGCTGCAGTTCGATCAACGCGATGTGCTACACCCGCGGCGTTCCGGCCGACTACGACGGATGGGAGTCTGCTGGCGCGGCCGGCTGGAACTGGGTGGCGGTGCTGCCCTGGTTCCTGCGCGCCGAGGACAACGCCCGCGGCGCCGGCCCGCTGCACGGCGCCGGCGGCCCGTTGCGGGTCTCGGACCTGCGCCACGCCAATCCGCTCTCGCACGCCTTCGTCGAGGCCGGGGCGCAGGCCGGCTGGCCACGCAACGACGACTTCAACGGCGCCGTGCAGGCCGGCGTCGGCTTCTACCAGGTCACCCAACGCGACGGCGCGCGCTGCTCGGCCGCGGGCGCGTACCTGGCGCCGGCGCGGGGACGGCCGAACCTGCACGTGGCCACCGGCGCGCTGGCGCAGCGGATCGTGGTCGAAGGCGGTCGCGCCGCCGGCGTCGAGTACCGCCGCCGCGGACGCCAGCACCGCGTCTATGCGGCCGGCGAGGTGCTGGTGTGCGGCGGCGCGGTCAACTCGCCGCAGCTGCTGATGCTGTCGGGGATCGGCCCGGCCGGCGAACTGCGCGCGCACGGGATCGCGGTGGCCGCGGACCTGCCCGGCGTCGGCGCCAACCTGCAGGACCACCTGGACATCTGCACCCTGCACCATTGCCCGCCCGGGGTCAGCTACGACCGCGCCAGCGAGCTGAAGATCGCCTTCGACTGGTTCCTGCGCGGCCGCCGCGGCGCCGGCAGCAGCAACATCGCCGAGGCGGGCGGCTTCGTCCGCTCGGCGCTGGCGAGCGACGACCGGCCCGACGTGCAGTTCCACTTCGTCCCGGCCATGCTCGACGACCACGGCCGCAACCGCCTGGCCGGCGACGGCTTCACCGTCCACGCCTGCTTCCTGCGCCCGCGCAGCCGCGGCCGCATCCGCCTGCGCGACGCCGACCCGCGCACGCCGCCGGCGATCGAGGCGTGCTACCTGTCGGATCCCGACGGCTTCGACCTGCGGATGATGGTCGAATGCGCCAGGCTGTCGCGCGAGCTGGTCGCGCAGCCGGCGTTCGACCGCTGGCGCGGCGCGCCGATCTTCCCGGCGCGCGCGGACCTGTCGGATGCGGAACTGGCGCAGTTCGTGCGCGCCAAGGCCGAGACCATCTACCACCCGGCCGGCACCTGCCGGATGGGCACGGACGCCGATGCCGTGGTCGACCCACAGCTGCGCGTGCGCGGCATCGACGGCCTGCGGGTGGTCGACGCCTCGGTGATGCCGACCCTGCCCGGCGGCAACACCAACGCGCCCACGATCATGATCGCCGAGCGCGCCGCCGACCTGCTCCGCGGCAGCGGCACGACCGATCTTCTGTAG
- the gcvH gene encoding glycine cleavage system protein GcvH: MSEIPGDLKFLKSHEWARVEGNGRVTVGISDHAQGLLGDLVYVELPNVGDSVEAGNAVAVVESVKAASDVYAPVSGTIVEVNSALADKPETINEDAYGEGWLFVVESSDADQLAELLAPDDYAELIEGEDD; encoded by the coding sequence ATGAGCGAGATCCCCGGCGACCTCAAGTTCCTCAAGTCCCACGAGTGGGCGCGCGTCGAAGGCAACGGCCGCGTCACCGTCGGTATCTCCGACCATGCCCAGGGCCTGCTCGGCGACCTGGTCTACGTCGAGCTGCCCAATGTCGGCGACAGCGTCGAGGCCGGCAACGCGGTGGCGGTGGTGGAGTCGGTCAAGGCCGCCTCGGACGTGTACGCCCCGGTCAGCGGCACGATCGTCGAGGTCAACTCGGCGCTGGCCGACAAGCCGGAGACCATCAACGAGGACGCCTACGGCGAGGGCTGGCTGTTCGTGGTCGAGTCCAGCGACGCCGACCAGCTGGCCGAACTGCTCGCCCCGGACGACTACGCCGAGCTGATCGAGGGCGAGGACGACTGA